A window of Amycolatopsis australiensis contains these coding sequences:
- a CDS encoding DUF2306 domain-containing protein, with product MTTTETRAPAGTAPRATPWWRRPWVFPLGLIVTVFLVYSLPPYFGLDPAESRVPVPSGAGWYYPALVTHIGFATIAMVTCALQIWPWLRRKHPVAHRRIGRVYVFAGAIPASIAGFAIALAAPFGPVGAVSNVLLATLWFGCTVQGYRMARARRFGEHRRWMVLSFALCMSIISNRVWGVVWVIALGPQLDTTFGGSPAAMGQTIAGLTTWTGWVVPLLVAEWWVTRRRAGAGSR from the coding sequence ATGACCACAACCGAAACCCGCGCCCCGGCCGGCACCGCCCCGCGCGCGACACCGTGGTGGCGCCGCCCGTGGGTGTTCCCGCTCGGGCTGATCGTCACGGTCTTCCTGGTGTACTCGCTCCCGCCGTACTTCGGGCTCGACCCGGCCGAGTCGCGCGTCCCGGTGCCCAGCGGCGCCGGCTGGTACTACCCGGCGCTGGTGACGCACATCGGGTTCGCGACCATCGCGATGGTGACCTGCGCGCTGCAGATCTGGCCGTGGCTGCGCCGGAAGCACCCGGTCGCCCACCGCCGGATCGGCCGCGTCTACGTCTTCGCCGGCGCGATCCCCGCCTCGATCGCCGGGTTCGCGATCGCGCTCGCCGCGCCGTTCGGGCCGGTCGGCGCGGTGTCGAACGTGCTGCTGGCGACGCTCTGGTTCGGCTGCACCGTGCAGGGTTACCGGATGGCGCGGGCGCGCCGGTTCGGCGAGCACCGGCGCTGGATGGTCCTCAGCTTCGCGCTGTGCATGTCGATCATCAGCAACCGGGTCTGGGGCGTGGTCTGGGTGATCGCGCTGGGCCCGCAGCTGGACACGACGTTCGGCGGCAGTCCGGCGGCGATGGGGCAGACGATCGCCGGGCTCACGACGTGGACCGGCTGGGTGGTGCCGCTGCTCGTGGCGGAGTGGTGGGTGACGCGGCGGCGGGCCGGGGCGGGTTCCCGCTGA
- a CDS encoding chitinase gives MRLRSLLAGLALVTTGFAAPAEAAAGSPIPVGPYVDMGAWPTPSLSAMSAASGVKGFTLAFVNSYGCRASWFGAYDPRTAWQKDEITKIRNAGGDVKISFGGASGIELAQACSTSAQVAAEYDAVVKAYGLKYADFDIEGAAVADPASITRRSQALKTLQGNNPGLKISLTLPVLPSGLTADGLNVVKSAKDAGVSLDLVNIMAMDYYQGAGDQGAKAISAAKATQAQLKSLYGLSDAAAWKKVGVTPMIGVNDSQNEIL, from the coding sequence ATGCGCCTGCGTTCCCTGCTGGCCGGCCTGGCCCTCGTGACCACCGGCTTCGCCGCTCCGGCCGAAGCCGCCGCCGGATCCCCGATCCCCGTCGGGCCCTACGTCGACATGGGCGCGTGGCCGACGCCCAGCCTGTCGGCGATGTCGGCCGCGAGCGGCGTCAAGGGCTTCACGCTAGCCTTCGTCAACTCCTACGGCTGCAGGGCCAGCTGGTTCGGCGCGTACGACCCGCGCACGGCGTGGCAGAAGGACGAGATCACGAAGATCCGCAACGCCGGCGGCGACGTCAAGATCTCCTTCGGCGGCGCGTCGGGCATCGAACTGGCCCAGGCGTGCAGCACGTCCGCGCAGGTCGCGGCGGAGTACGACGCGGTCGTCAAGGCGTACGGCCTGAAGTACGCCGACTTCGACATCGAGGGCGCGGCCGTCGCGGACCCGGCGTCGATCACCCGCCGTTCGCAGGCGCTGAAGACGTTGCAGGGCAACAACCCGGGCTTGAAGATCTCGCTGACGCTGCCGGTGCTGCCGAGCGGCCTGACCGCCGACGGGCTCAACGTCGTCAAGTCCGCCAAGGATGCGGGCGTTTCCCTCGATCTGGTGAACATCATGGCGATGGACTACTACCAGGGCGCGGGCGACCAGGGCGCGAAAGCGATTTCCGCGGCGAAGGCGACGCAGGCCCAGCTGAAGTCGCTGTACGGGCTCAGCGACGCGGCGGCGTGGAAGAAGGTCGGCGTGACCCCGATGATCGGCGTCAACGACTCGCAGAACGAGATCTTGTGA